Below is a genomic region from Macaca thibetana thibetana isolate TM-01 chromosome 1, ASM2454274v1, whole genome shotgun sequence.
atttctgtttccattaccaccactgcactccaacatgttATTTATCTGGTGTTTTTCACACTTTAGCATGCATCAGCATCACCCAGAAAGCTTGTTAACACAAATAATGGAACCtgggaattttcatttttaataacttcAACTAAtgcagatgctgctggtctggaaaGACTTTAAGACTTAATCACTGCTCCAGACCACAAAACTGCAACAGCCTCCTAATTGCTTTCCTTGCTTCTATTGTGGCCAGCCTAGGATTTATGATTCCCCAAAGCCATCAGTATAATCTTTTAAGGTTAATGAGGCTCTGTGATTCCAAATCCAGTGTTTCCAAAGCAGAGAACCTAATCAACTTCTCTTGCAAATTGCTGGTCCTTCTGTTCTTCAGGCATCCCAAACTCTGGCTTcagaaatcatatatattttgttgCCATTGTATGGAACTAATCATTAAACTGGACAAGCTTTTCCAAGTGATAATTCTTAGGGAAAAAATCACTATTTAATGGTATTGGGTAGATTTTAGGGTATCTCAAGTAGGAAGCACAGATGGTGTTAACGGTGTGAATTCCTGGTTATCAAAATCAAACTTCCATCTACCTGCTTAAGAAATTTTCACATGAACGGTGTAGGCACGTGTTTGTGAACCAACGATATAAAAACCTCAAGAAATTTCTCGATACCATATATAAAAGTTGAACTATTTATTCCCTTCTAAGTACACATCTGAGAGCATACAATGTATTTAATCTCTATCTTCATTTTACCACTGAAGAGCAGACCCAACCTTTGTTCACATAGACAATTTGATCTTACATAAGCTTACCAAAATTAACACTGCATTTCTAACCAGGACACAATTTGCTAGGCACACATTCACGGGTACGTAGGCAGAACAAAGACAGTTTCAAGAGCAGCCCCTAAGGCAAACCCCAGCATATCTAGACCATAGTAAGATACCACTATCAATCTATGTAAGCTTACTTACAACAATGCCTATGTGAAAAGAATATAGTTCTCTGTGCTTGGTGGAGTTGCGTGCTCTCCGAAAAGCTGACgagaaaccaaaaatataaacTGGGACTGACAACACAGGAAAGATTCTTTCACTGAGGGGGTTAAGCAGCCCAGAAAAGAGACTTTGGAGTCAAGCAGCCGGGACTCGCTTGGAGCCGGTGTACTTGGTGACAGCCTTGCAAGTGCCCTGGGACAAGGCGTGCTTGGGCCAGCTCGCCGGGCAGCAGCAGGCGCAGGGCCGTCTGGCTCTCGCGGGACGTGATGGTGGAGCGCTTGTTGTAGTGCGCCAGGCGGGACGCCTCTCCCGCGATGCGCTCGAAGATGTCGTTGGCGAAGGAGTTCATGATGCCCATGGCCTTGGACGAGATGCCGGTGTCGGGGTGGACCTGCTTCAGCACCTTGTACATGCAGATGGAGTAGCTCTCCTTGCGGCTGCGCTTGCGCTTGCTTGCCGTCTTTCTTCTGGGCTTTGGTGACGGCTTTCTTGGCGCCCTTCTTGGGAGCCGGCGCGGACTTTGCAGGTTCAGGCACGGCCAGACCCAAGACCGACTCTCACCCGCCGAGAACGCAGGCAGAACCTTGGTCTCGGGCTCTACCGGAAACGACTGTGCACTTGCAGAGGCCGTGCGCGTGACGCTGCGTTGCGGTTCGCGAGTTTTTCGCGCGCCCAATGCGAGAGAGACGAGATTATGTAAATGAGTGGATTCTGGCTGAGCTATCCTATTGGCTATCGGGACAAAATTTGCTTGAGCCAATCAAAGTGCTCCGTGGACAATCGCCGTTCTGTCTATAAAAGGGTGAAGCGGCGGCGTTTTCGGTGACTTTTCCGGTCACCAGGCAGGAGTTTCACTCGGTGACTACTACTATCGCTGTGATGTCTGGTCGTGGCAAGCAAGGAGGCAAGGCCCGCGCCAAGGCCAAGTCGCGCTCGTCCCGCGCTGGCCTCCAGTTCCCGGTAGGGCGAGTGCACCGCTTGCTGCGCAAAGGCAACTACGCGGAGCGGGTGGGGGCCGGCGCGCCAGTCTACATGGCGGCGGTCCTCGAGTACCTGACCGCCGAGATCCTGGAGCTGGCGGGCAACGCGGCTCGGGACAACAAGAAGACGCGCATCATCCCTCGTCACCTCCAGCTGGCCATCCGCAACGACGAGGAACTGAACAAGCTGCTGGGCAAAGTCACCATCGCCCAGGGCGGCGTCCTGCCTAACATCCAGGCCGTGCTGCTCCCTAAGAAGACGGAGAGTCaccacaaggcaaagggcaagtGAGGCTGACGTCCGGCCCAAGTGGGCCCAGCCCGGCCCGCGTCTCGAAGGGGCACCTGTGAACTCAAAAGGCTCTTTTCAGAGCCACCCACGTTTTCAAATAAAAGAGTTGCTAATGCCGGCTCCTCTCAGTCCAGCGTTTCTCAGTAGTAAACGGCGAACCTGCAGCGGACGGGACGGaacgggggtgtgtgtgtgtgtgtgtgtgtgtgtgtgtgcgcgcgcgcgcgtgtgccGTCTTGCATCTGGAGCACGTAACTGCCTTGGGTCATCGATGAGTGGGTCCCCACTCCTAGGACTTCCCAGCGCAGGTGGAGGCACCAAACATCCTGGGTGCCGCCACGGTCCACTCCACACAGTCACAAACACCAGCGCCGCGGGCAGTACCCAAGGCGCTTAAAGTGTTGCTCCCGGAGCGCGCGCTTCCCCAGTGGTTTCCGCAGGCCATGGCCGGGCACTTAGACCTAGCCTAGCACTAGCGGGACGTGCTCCTTGCCCCCACCCCCGATGGGGAGGACCCTGAGCGGGTAGTGCTCGCCAGTGTGGCGGAGCTGGGTCTTGGCTTCACGGAGCTGACTTAAGtcttagtttctgttttgtttcccaAAGCGCCTTGGCGGCGGAGAGTAAGGGTCTCGGAGGCGGGATCTGGGGGCGGGCACCTCTCCCACCCAAAAGGTACCCGACAGGCGAAAAACGATCCGCCAAGTAGCAACTGGAGGCTGGGGGCAAATGGAAGAATGAGGTTCCATGCCGGAGCCGCTGGGCGCAACAAGAAAGGAAGCGAAGGGCGGACAGGGAACAATCTGACAAAACTGCAACGGAAAACGACTTTCACCCtgaaggaaagggggaaaaacaaGCTTGCAAAACTTGGCCAACTGGAAAGTAGAAAGTGAGGCGGGTGGGCGGGATTAGGGAGGACTCTGCCCAAGCCAACCGGTGACTTTAGGACGGGTGACGTCACAGCCAATGGACAGCCAGCGCGGGATTTTCAATTCTTGTTCCGCCCAATCGGGAAAAGACTGTGCTTATAAAGACGGCTGCCGCGGGGCCAGCAGCTCGTTTCTTTCCCCGCCGCTGCGCTGGTAAGCTTGTGTTTTGGTTCGCTATGGCCCGTACTAAGCAGACTGCCCGCAAGTCGACCGGCGGCAAGGCCCCGAGGAAGCAGCTGGCCACCAAGGCGGCCCGCAAGAGCGCGCCGGCCACGGGCGGGGTGAAGAAGCCGCACCGCTACCGGCCCGGCACCGTGGCCCTGCGGGAGATCCGGCGCTACCAGAAGTCCACGGAGCTGCTGATCCGCAAGCTGCCCTTCCAGCGGCTGGTACGCGAGATCGCGCAGGACTTTAAGACGGACCTGCGCTTCCAGAGTTCTGCCGTGATGGCGCTGCAGGAGGCCAGCGAGGCCTACCTGGTGGGGCTGTTCGAAGACACGAACCTGTGCGCCATCCACGCCAAGCGCGTGACCATCATGCCCAAGGACATCCAGCTGGCCCGCCGCATCCGTGGTGAGCGGGCTTAAGAAGTGCGCGTTCGGTCGGAGGTTCCATCGTATCCAAAAGGCTCTTTTCAGAGCCACCCACATCAGCACTTGGAAGAAGCTGTACCGCTTGCCCTCCGTGCTCCCCCTCCGGCATTAGAGCGGGGAAGGCACTTCCGGTTGGGCTCCCAACAAAACACGGGGCCGGTTGACAAGTCAGGTCCCCTGCTGCGGCGCCATCTTGAGCTCTGCCGACTTCGGCCAGTTGGCCTATCCGGACTGGCCGGGCTGCGGCCGCTTTCCTTGGCGCCGGCTTGGGGGCTGTGACGGTCCGGCTCTTCCTGCGCGTGACCGGGGCCCTGCGTGGCGGtggggaggcagggcaggagggaCGGGGCGTCGGTCCCGAGGCCAGGGGTCACCAGGCGGACGCTCAGGGCTCGCGGTCCTGAGAGCGCCTGGCCTTTGCGGAAGTGGAGGGCCACACGCCGGTGCTTCGCGCCCAAACCGGCCTCACCCGGCGCGGCCCTCCGGCTAGCGAGGGAAATGACCACCTCGGCCTCGCCGGGGTTCTGCGGGCAAACGTGGGGAGAACTGCGCTGGGGCTGCCGGTCGGGCCCACGCCACCTCCACCAGCACAGTGGTAACCCCCACATCCTGCCCCTAAGCCAAAATTCCCGGGGTCACGGGGTGTGGGCGGAATTTTGTGAATCTGGGCTTAATCGAGCTGTTCCCTGTCCATGTCCACAGGAGACTCACTCTATTCCAATGAGGGCACTCGGTCCTCTTAGAAGCTGCAATGGTGTGTCTGGATTTTCTGTCCAGACTCAGTAGTTCCTTTACATCGTTTTCGTCGGACACGTGGGCAGACGCTGGTCCCCGAGGTCAGATCCTTGGGAAGACAGTAGATCAAACAGGCAGAACGTGGGCCTCCGTTGGGCAAATGAAGTTCCTCACCTTAGGAAATCGTGACAGGAGGCCTCAGAGGCGATCTCTATAGTCTCTgggagctgggaagtccaaggccTCTTAGTGGGAAAATGAGGCAGGGTCTTGCAGAGCCCACTCTACACAGGGCCAGATACAAATGGCCGTAGAGGTCTTAGGTAACACCTTCTCGGTCATTTAGTTGCACCTCAAAGAAGCCAgggctttggttttctgtttgtttcatcaCAGTTGACAGGTTAAAAGCATTCACCGCAGAGATCTGTGAGAATtaagaggggagaagggaaaatggaataaaacttcGTTTTGTAAAGCTGCCATTTTGCCTTTCCTGAGGCGTGTTAAGTGAGGAGAGCAGTGTAGGTGAGCCCTGCTGGGGACTGCCACATGTTTCTGCTCCAGGGTCACAGCAATTTCTAGAGCATGCCTCTGGGTCTCTGCGGAGACCCTCATAACCTGCTTAGGCCCACAGTGCATGGGCGGTATTCTGACTTCAAAAACTAGTGACCTTcagaggtgggcaggtcacccaCCATCTCTGCACCCAGCTTCTCAGGTCCAGTAGTGACTGAGCAGAGACCGGAAGCTGCGGATGTTGGTGTCAGACATCTAGGTCCTCTGACTGCCCCCCCAACCCCGCACCCCAGATCACACTCCTTTCACTCACCAGTCTGGGCACCTCTAAACTCCAGGAGGTCTCCCCGGCTGAATCTCAAAGGAAAATTTCGTGGCTTTTTTTTTATATCCAGTCAGGAGTAGAATTCATTACATCTTGTGGTCCTGGCACTGTGAAGGCCTGCACTCACAGGAATCTGTCAGTCTTCGTATTTGTTTGCGAGACCAGCATAAGCTGAATTCATCAATACAAGATAACACTCTAAAATGCTAAGTTTTAACATTTAATCATTCCCTGTACTTAAATCATTGTCTCCCCTCAGGTGACAGTTAAAGGATAATTAAGGATACGGTAAAGAAATACTCTTCctctggctgggcactgtggctcacagctgttaatcccggcactttgggaggcggaggcgggcggattgcttgaagtcaaagttccagaccagcttgggaaacatagcaagaccctgtctctacaacaacaacagaaaaaagaaaaagaaaaaagaaatacctagccgggagtggtgccatttgcctgtggtcccagctactagggtggctgaggtgggagaatcacttatgcccgggaggcagagactgctgtgagctgagattgtgccactgcactccagtgtgggtgacaagatagtgagaccctgtctcaaacccaCCTCTTCCTCTAATAACTAGCTTCTACGTGGCTACCTTGGTTGCCAGTAAGCCCACTCTGAATCTGTGGCTTTTATGAAGTGAAAAACGTGCTTTGTTCACATTTAATTCTGCCTTAGGCAGGCTAGTGGgggacaggtgtgtgtgtgtgtgtgtgtgtgtttggaggggaACTACATGGTAAGAGACATGGCCATGTTTACActgctttttcttccttagaaGAGGACTTGTCCACTCTCCTGGTCACCCTTATCCTTCTCTCGGTCCGCATCTCAGTCTTCTCATGTCTTTCTCTTCCCCGTCAATATTCCTGGTTTCCCCCGTGCTGGCCTTGGCCATCTTCTTTTCTCCGTGCAACTCAAGTGAGATTGACTCCCTGCTTTCCATATTTCTGTCCCTTAGCTAAGTGCTCCCAAATTGGTATCTTCTGCTGAGACCCTATCCTGAGCGCtacacattttgtgtgtgtgtgtgtgtgtgtgtgtgtgtgtgtgtgtgtgtgtgagaaacagggtctcactcgtctaggctggagtgcagtagcacaatcaaagatcactgcaaccttggactcctgggttcaggggtcctcccacctcagccatctgagtaactgggactacaggcacacaccaccagtcccggctaattttttttattttttgtagagtcagggtctcactgcattgcccaggctggtctcgaaatcctgggctcaagccatcctcccaccttggactcccaaagtgctgggattatagatgtgggccactgtgcctggctacacCAGTGTTTCTAACTG
It encodes:
- the LOC126932661 gene encoding histone H2A type 2-A, coding for MSGRGKQGGKARAKAKSRSSRAGLQFPVGRVHRLLRKGNYAERVGAGAPVYMAAVLEYLTAEILELAGNAARDNKKTRIIPRHLQLAIRNDEELNKLLGKVTIAQGGVLPNIQAVLLPKKTESHHKAKGK
- the LOC126932604 gene encoding histone H3; this translates as MARTKQTARKSTGGKAPRKQLATKAARKSAPATGGVKKPHRYRPGTVALREIRRYQKSTELLIRKLPFQRLVREIAQDFKTDLRFQSSAVMALQEASEAYLVGLFEDTNLCAIHAKRVTIMPKDIQLARRIRGERA